From a region of the Alphaproteobacteria bacterium genome:
- the trpB gene encoding tryptophan synthase subunit beta produces the protein MPAQMNTYRAGPDERGHFGIYGGRYVAETLMPLVLAVGAAYEKAKADAAFQDEFARYLRDYVGRPNPLYHAARASAHFGGAKIYFKRDELNHTGAHKINNCLGQVLLAKRMGKTRIIAETGAGQHGVATATVAALFDLPCTVYMGEVDIARQSPNVFRMKLLGAEVVPVTSGSATLKDALNEAMRDWVAHVDDTFYVIGTVAGPHPYPAMVRDFQSVIGNEVREQILELEGRLPDTLVACIGGGSNAMGLFHPFLDEPDIAMIGVEAAGFGLDSGKHAASLTGGRPGVLHGNRTYLLQNADGQIQEAHSISAGLDYPGIGPEHAWLHDTGRVSYVAVTDDEALAAFQHCSRLEGIIPALEPAHAFAQVAKIAPQLPPDHLIVMNMCGRGDKDVFTVAEALGVTL, from the coding sequence CACAGATGAACACCTACCGGGCCGGACCGGACGAGCGCGGTCATTTCGGCATTTATGGCGGCCGATACGTCGCCGAGACGCTGATGCCGCTGGTGCTGGCGGTCGGCGCCGCCTATGAAAAAGCGAAGGCCGACGCCGCGTTTCAGGACGAATTCGCGCGCTACCTGCGCGACTATGTCGGGCGGCCCAACCCGCTCTATCACGCGGCACGGGCGAGCGCTCATTTCGGCGGCGCCAAGATCTACTTCAAGCGCGACGAGCTCAACCATACCGGCGCTCACAAGATCAACAATTGTCTCGGCCAGGTGCTGCTCGCCAAACGCATGGGCAAGACCAGGATCATCGCCGAGACCGGGGCCGGCCAGCACGGCGTCGCGACGGCCACGGTGGCGGCGTTGTTCGACCTGCCGTGCACCGTCTATATGGGCGAGGTCGATATCGCCCGGCAATCTCCCAACGTCTTCCGCATGAAGCTTCTCGGCGCCGAAGTGGTGCCGGTGACCAGCGGCAGCGCCACCCTCAAGGATGCTCTCAACGAGGCGATGCGTGATTGGGTGGCCCACGTCGACGACACGTTCTATGTCATCGGTACGGTTGCCGGGCCGCATCCCTATCCGGCGATGGTGCGCGACTTCCAGTCGGTGATCGGCAACGAAGTGCGCGAACAGATTCTCGAATTGGAAGGCCGCCTGCCCGATACCCTGGTCGCCTGCATCGGCGGCGGGTCGAACGCGATGGGGCTGTTCCATCCCTTCCTCGACGAGCCCGACATCGCCATGATCGGTGTCGAGGCGGCGGGCTTCGGCCTCGACAGCGGCAAGCACGCGGCCTCGCTCACCGGCGGCCGTCCCGGCGTCCTGCACGGCAACCGCACCTATCTGCTGCAGAACGCCGACGGCCAAATCCAGGAGGCGCATTCGATATCGGCCGGTCTCGACTACCCCGGCATCGGCCCCGAGCACGCCTGGCTCCACGACACCGGCCGCGTCAGTTACGTCGCCGTTACCGACGACGAGGCGCTGGCGGCGTTCCAGCATTGCTCCCGGCTCGAGGGCATCATTCCCGCGCTCGAGCCGGCCCATGCCTTCGCCCAGGTGGCCAAGATCGCGCCACAGCTACCGCCCGACCATCTCATTGTGATGAATATGTGCGGACGCGGCGACAAGGACGTGTTCACCGTCGCCGAGGCGCTGGGAGTGACCCTGTGA